The window CTACCAAGCGTCATCCAGGTAGACTATCAACTAACCCAGTCTCAAGCACGAGCAATTATGAAGCGCCACGAAACTGCGATCGGTCGAGCAGTTATGCACGACTTGGCACCAGTCATTCCGACGCTTGACCAACTTTTGGTGCTAAGTCAGATGGTGAAAGAACACCGGCAACAGCGGGGTGGATTTGCTCTAGAAAAGCCGGAAACGACCGAGCAGTTCAGCAGCCAATTCAGCGATGAAGGAGCGAATAATGTGCTGGTGACCTTGCCCTCCCGCCCAGATCGATCGCTCCTGGCAGAATGGATGATCTTGGTGAATCAAGTGGTGGCTAGCCATATAAATGCGCTAGGAGTACCGGGAATGTACCGGATTCAATCTGCACCCGATCCAGATGATGCACAAGAATTGATCAAGTTGGCAAGCAATCTGGGCATAGATTTGCAACTAGAGCAGGAAGATATAGTTCTACCTTCTGATTTCCAAAGATTTATCCAACAATTTGCCGCTTCTAAGTCACAGAAAGTCCTCGACTCTCTCCTGCAAGGAACCTTAAAGCCAGCTTTTTATAGCACCACACCCGGTTCTCACTTTAGTCTGGCTTTGGATACCGCCTATACTCACTGCATCTCTCCAGCGCAGCGCTACTCAGATCTACTCGTGCAACGAATACTGCAAGCGGTATTTGAGCATGGACGCGATCGCCGTACCACCCGCGCCAAAGAACAAGTCAACCTGGGCCACAGTTCCTGCCACGGTAATATCAATTGGAACGTTCTGCCACCCAGCATCCACCAAGAACTGGAAGCTCATCTGACAGCAGTGATTGTACCCCTCAATGAGCGACAAAAAGAGGCAGAGGACGCTGAGGCAGATTTGGCAGGGCTCAAAAAAGCCGAGCTGATGAAAGAGCGCACTGGTGAGGTGTTCCCAGGGGTAATTACTGGTGTCCAATCCTACGGTTTCTTTGTGGAAATGCAAGTGCCGCTACAGGATGGAAAGTACTTTTACCCAGAAGGACTGGTTCACGTATCCTCTCTCAAAGATGACTGGTATGAGTATCGCTCTCGCCAAGAAGCACTTGTGGGGCGTAAAAACCGGAAGCAGTATCGATTGGGCGATCGTGTAGAAGTCCAAGTCAAAAGCGTCGATTACTACCGTCAGCAAATAGACTTGGTGACGGTAGGCAGCAACCATCAAATTTCAGACGAGGATTTAGATGAAGACCCTTTTATCAATATTGATGATGAGTAAGGGGATAGAAAAGTCAAAAGTCAAAAGTCAAAAAGGAGCTAGAAAAGTCAAAAGTCAAAAGTAAAGAAGGGAGTGGGGGAGTGGGGGAGTGGGGGAGAGAATCACCAGTGTTCAATTCTCAATTCCCAATTCCCCAATCACCAATGACCAATGACTAATGACCAATGACCAATGACAACTGACAACTTGCACTAGCTACTACCAATGACTAATGACTAATGACTAATGACCAATGACTAATGACTAATGACCAATGACCAATGACCAATGACCAATGACTAATGACCAATGACTAATGACCAATGACAAACCTTTGATATTAGGCATTTCAGGGGCATCTGGCCTGATCTATGCCGTGCGAGCATTAAAATTTCTGTTGGAAGCGGAGATGGCGATCGAGCTTGTTGCCTCTAAATCTACTTATATGGTTTGGCAAGCAGAACAAAATATAAGTATGCCTGCCAATCCTATCCAGCAGGAGCAATTCTGGCGCTTCCACAGCGGGGTGGAAACAAAAGGAAAACTCCGCTGTCACCCTTGGGGCGATGTGGGCGCTAACATTGCTAGTGGTTCTTTCCGTACTTTGGGGATGATTGTGATGCCTTGCAGTATGAGTACGGTAGCAAAGCTGGCAGCTGGTCTGAGTTCTGACCTTTTGGAGCGTGCAGCTGATGTTCAGCTCAAGGAAGGACGCAAACTCGTGATTGTCCCCCGCGAGACGCCCTTCAGCTTGATTCACTTGCGGAACTTAACGAGTTTGGCGGAGGCTGGTGCGAGAATTGTTCCGGCTATTCCAGCTTGGTATCACAATCCCCAGACAATTGAAGATTTGGTGGATTTTGTGGTATCTCGTGCTTTAGATCAACTGGATATTGACTGCATTCCTATCAATCGCTGGTCAGGACACCTTTAGTAATTTTCGATTAAAGAATTGAAATTAAATCTAAAATCTGAAATCTGAAATCTCACATTTGAAATTTACCAATTACCAATTATGTCTCGCCTTGTATTGCTGCTTATATTTCTCTTAGGGCTAACTCTATTTGCCTTATACAATTTGTCGCCAGTCGTGCTGGCGTTTTTGGGCGCGAAGTCGTTGCCGTTACCTCTAGGGGTATGGGTTATCGTAGCTCTAGCAACTGGTTTTTTCTCTTCGCTGCTGCTATCTCTGTTGTTCCAACTCTCGAATTATTTCTCTGAGCAACAATTGCAAGTCACCCAAAGGACGCTCCGCGAAGCAGAATCCCGCATTCGTACACTTGAAGCGGAAAGCTCCCGTTATAGATGGCAATCTCCGGAAAGTTCTTCACCCAATGAAAGTCGCTCTTATTCCACTACCCAAAGTTCGGCGGAATATGATTATTTGGAGAACGCGGATGATGAAGAAGGCCCGATCGGTGATACTCAAGAGCGTCAGGATAATGCCAGAAACCGCACTACTTATGAAACCGAGCAAGCGCCGACAAGTAGCTCCAAAGCTGGCTCTGTATATTCCTATAGCTATAAAGAACCTAAAAATTCGGGCGTGGGAAAAACTGAGTCTGTTTACGATGCAGAGTATCGAGTCATCACGCCGCCTTATCGGGGGGAGCCAAAAAGAAATGAAAATGACTGGGAATATAATAAAAGTGGGAATGAAGAGGATTGGGGATTTGAGGATGACGATGAATTTGATGATGAAAGCGATCGCTCCCCTCCTCGATCGTAAAATCTACCGCCATCAAGCAACATCAGCTTCCCACATGGGAGTACACAAATTACCACGGCCAAAATACTGATTTTTGATTAACTCGCGGGACTCTTGCGTCACCCTACCAGCCATTGCTTCTTGCTGCAAGGCCATGAAGGCATCTAGATCTTCGAGATCGTACCTTTTCTGCAAAAGCTGGCGTAGATCTTCTTCTGCGGCAACACTCAGATAGCCAGTCGTTAGAGCCTGTTGGACAACTTCGCGGATTAAATACATCTTTACCACCTGCAAAAACTGCAATATTAAAAGGAGAAACCAGTAAATTCACTGAGCTAAAGTCTGTGAAGGCTGGACGGCACCCTGAGCAACCGCAGTGTTTACAGAACCGGGTAACACAGGTAGTAGCACGATTTTAATCAAAAAGATTCATCGCATACCTTTATTTTTAGCCATTCTTCATAGAAACTTTATAAAGACTGTATAAAGTTTCCATGAAGATTATGTTAACTCATTTATGAGTTATCCGTCATTGCACGGATGTTATTAATTGCGTTAGTCTTTTATACTTTAGATGTTGAAAATAGCTAACATATATCAACATTACGTTAAAAATGCGTTAGTAAATCAGTGGCATGGCATCTACATTATTAACGAAAGTGCAAGAAGAATTTACAGAAGCAGCTAATAGCTGGCACTTAGAGAAGTTATATATAGATCTGGCCTCTGCTAAAGGCAAAGGTCTTACACCCGTTGAAAAAAAGATTCTTAGAGGATTACTTTGCGGTTAT of the Argonema galeatum A003/A1 genome contains:
- a CDS encoding flavin prenyltransferase UbiX, whose product is MTNDKPLILGISGASGLIYAVRALKFLLEAEMAIELVASKSTYMVWQAEQNISMPANPIQQEQFWRFHSGVETKGKLRCHPWGDVGANIASGSFRTLGMIVMPCSMSTVAKLAAGLSSDLLERAADVQLKEGRKLVIVPRETPFSLIHLRNLTSLAEAGARIVPAIPAWYHNPQTIEDLVDFVVSRALDQLDIDCIPINRWSGHL
- a CDS encoding lipopolysaccharide assembly protein LapA domain-containing protein; protein product: MSRLVLLLIFLLGLTLFALYNLSPVVLAFLGAKSLPLPLGVWVIVALATGFFSSLLLSLLFQLSNYFSEQQLQVTQRTLREAESRIRTLEAESSRYRWQSPESSSPNESRSYSTTQSSAEYDYLENADDEEGPIGDTQERQDNARNRTTYETEQAPTSSSKAGSVYSYSYKEPKNSGVGKTESVYDAEYRVITPPYRGEPKRNENDWEYNKSGNEEDWGFEDDDEFDDESDRSPPRS
- a CDS encoding ribonuclease R family protein, which produces MEFSIATLLSNFPDEKLVAAKALEKKLGCQEENGLRQLEIALDALEKIGILVKERGKYRRVFEPGVVEAKLRCSSKGFCFAIQNVEGAADIYVRESHLSTAWNGDRVLVKITKEGNRRRSPEGEVRLVLERANPSVLARVKQSADRAGRLVYRAVPLDDRLLFELDLLANGKNLGQSIDHLVHVEILRYPLATQPPVGRVAQILGSDAEAAADIDIVCCKHDLPRRFPNAVLAQAEKLPTSISKTDLKNRLDLRHLVTIAITPDSYKESESGTLLVEQAFTLEKIDAENWRVGVHIADVASYVETDSTIDREAQRRGRCVHLGEMVLPLLPEAVLQRCSLLMGEDKLAISVQLTLNSSGQLVEFEILPSVIQVDYQLTQSQARAIMKRHETAIGRAVMHDLAPVIPTLDQLLVLSQMVKEHRQQRGGFALEKPETTEQFSSQFSDEGANNVLVTLPSRPDRSLLAEWMILVNQVVASHINALGVPGMYRIQSAPDPDDAQELIKLASNLGIDLQLEQEDIVLPSDFQRFIQQFAASKSQKVLDSLLQGTLKPAFYSTTPGSHFSLALDTAYTHCISPAQRYSDLLVQRILQAVFEHGRDRRTTRAKEQVNLGHSSCHGNINWNVLPPSIHQELEAHLTAVIVPLNERQKEAEDAEADLAGLKKAELMKERTGEVFPGVITGVQSYGFFVEMQVPLQDGKYFYPEGLVHVSSLKDDWYEYRSRQEALVGRKNRKQYRLGDRVEVQVKSVDYYRQQIDLVTVGSNHQISDEDLDEDPFINIDDE